Proteins encoded by one window of Bacteroidales bacterium:
- a CDS encoding aconitate hydratase, whose translation MIFDLDLIKKVYDSFPARVSAARQLIGRDLTLSEKILYTHLWDKLPTEPFKRGADYVNFGPDRVAMQDATAQMALLQFMTAGRNRTAVPSTVHCDHLIQASVGAEKDLNLAKDQNKEVYDFLESISAKYGIGFWKPGAGIIHQVILENYAFPGGMMIGTDSHTVNAGGLGMIAIGVGGADAMDVMAGMAWELKMPKLIGVRLTGKMSGWTSAKDVILKVAGILTVKGGTGAIVEYFGEGADAISATGKGTICNMGAEIGATTSIFGYDDKMSAYLKATGRTEIALMADGIRNELRADSDIALHPEKYFDQVIDIDLDKLEPHVNGPFTPDAAYPVSEFVKIVKEKNYPRKLEVGLIGSCTNSSYEDLTRAASLAQQAIDKHLDAKAEFIITPGSELIRFTTERDGLLSTFGKIGGVVMANACGPCIGQWKRHTDDPERSNSIITSFNRNFAKRNDGNPNTHSFVASPEIVTAYAIAGDLCFNPLTDSLQNSKGEWVKLDEPQGIELPTAGFDVEDAGYLAPPENGSGIEVSVKPDSERLQLLEPFSAWSGLDYTQMPLLIKAKGKCTTDHISMAGPWLRYRGHLDNISNNMLIGAVNFFGEKTNLVKNQMSGEYASVPDTARSYKASGIGSIVVGDENYGEGSSREHAAMEPRHLGVKVILVKSFARIHETNLKKQGMLALTFADKADYDKIREDDRIDILGLTTFSADKPLLAILHHKDGTSEQFTVNHSYNFMQISWFKAGGALNLIRQQNQ comes from the coding sequence ATGATATTTGACCTTGACCTGATTAAAAAAGTTTATGATTCATTTCCTGCCAGGGTATCTGCAGCCAGGCAGCTGATAGGCAGGGATTTAACATTAAGTGAGAAGATTCTGTATACCCATCTGTGGGATAAGTTACCCACAGAGCCTTTTAAAAGAGGTGCAGATTATGTGAATTTTGGACCCGATAGGGTTGCCATGCAGGATGCAACCGCTCAAATGGCATTGCTACAGTTTATGACTGCCGGAAGAAACAGGACAGCAGTGCCGAGTACGGTGCATTGTGATCACCTGATCCAGGCCTCGGTAGGAGCAGAAAAGGATTTGAATCTTGCAAAGGATCAAAATAAAGAAGTATATGATTTCCTTGAATCTATTTCAGCCAAATATGGCATTGGATTCTGGAAACCGGGAGCAGGAATTATTCACCAGGTAATTCTCGAAAACTATGCATTCCCCGGTGGAATGATGATAGGAACTGATTCACATACGGTTAATGCCGGTGGCCTTGGCATGATTGCCATTGGTGTAGGTGGTGCAGATGCTATGGATGTAATGGCCGGTATGGCCTGGGAGCTTAAAATGCCCAAACTGATAGGAGTGAGGCTTACCGGTAAAATGAGTGGCTGGACATCAGCAAAGGATGTGATTCTCAAAGTGGCTGGTATTCTGACCGTTAAAGGTGGAACCGGTGCTATCGTGGAATATTTCGGTGAGGGTGCTGATGCCATTTCTGCCACAGGTAAAGGAACCATTTGTAATATGGGCGCTGAAATCGGGGCAACCACTTCGATCTTTGGTTATGATGATAAAATGAGTGCATACCTGAAAGCAACCGGGCGGACTGAAATTGCCCTTATGGCCGATGGTATCAGGAATGAACTGAGGGCTGACAGCGACATTGCTTTGCATCCTGAAAAGTATTTCGACCAGGTAATCGATATAGACCTGGACAAACTTGAACCCCATGTCAATGGTCCCTTTACACCTGATGCAGCCTACCCGGTTTCTGAATTTGTAAAGATTGTAAAAGAGAAAAATTATCCAAGGAAACTGGAAGTAGGTCTCATTGGATCCTGCACCAACTCTTCCTATGAAGATCTCACCCGGGCGGCATCACTAGCGCAACAGGCAATTGATAAACACCTGGATGCCAAAGCTGAATTTATTATTACTCCCGGGTCGGAACTTATTCGTTTTACCACCGAAAGAGATGGATTGTTATCCACTTTTGGCAAAATAGGCGGCGTTGTGATGGCCAATGCCTGCGGCCCTTGTATTGGACAATGGAAGCGTCATACTGATGACCCGGAACGCAGTAATTCCATTATTACCTCGTTCAACAGGAATTTTGCCAAACGTAATGATGGGAATCCAAATACACATAGTTTCGTTGCTTCTCCGGAAATTGTGACTGCCTATGCCATAGCCGGGGATTTATGCTTTAATCCATTAACGGATAGCCTTCAAAACTCTAAAGGGGAATGGGTTAAGCTGGATGAACCCCAGGGAATTGAACTTCCAACGGCCGGGTTTGATGTGGAAGATGCCGGTTACCTGGCACCTCCGGAAAATGGTTCAGGAATTGAGGTAAGTGTTAAACCAGACTCAGAACGTCTGCAACTTCTCGAACCTTTCAGTGCCTGGTCAGGGTTGGATTATACCCAAATGCCTTTACTCATTAAAGCAAAGGGGAAATGCACAACCGATCATATTTCTATGGCAGGGCCATGGTTGCGTTATCGCGGCCATCTCGACAATATTTCAAATAATATGCTAATCGGAGCCGTGAACTTTTTTGGTGAAAAGACAAATCTTGTTAAGAACCAAATGAGTGGTGAATACGCTTCTGTGCCTGATACTGCCAGGTCTTACAAAGCTTCTGGGATCGGTTCGATCGTTGTTGGAGATGAAAATTATGGAGAAGGTTCCTCAAGGGAGCATGCTGCCATGGAACCAAGGCACCTGGGTGTGAAGGTTATACTTGTGAAATCCTTCGCCAGGATTCATGAAACAAATCTCAAGAAACAAGGAATGCTGGCATTGACTTTCGCCGATAAAGCAGATTATGATAAAATCAGGGAAGATGACAGGATAGATATTTTGGGTTTAACAACATTTTCAGCAGATAAGCCCCTCCTGGCCATTCTTCATCATAAAGATGGAACTTCCGAGCAATTCACTGTGAACCATTCTTACAATTTTATGCAAATCAGTTGGTTTAAAGCTGGTGGGGCATTAAACCTTATCAGGCAACAGAATCAATAG
- a CDS encoding DUF2807 domain-containing protein, translating to MKTRQLVIWAFSILLISSLFPSCEDCITGNGQLTSKNVTIGEIRDIRLSGDANLLLISDSVDFLKIEGESNVIETYVFDESGGTLKIKSNKCILGSEQVTITIPVRVLESLSINGSGNIRSNSRLRAGDLELSINGSGDIDLDIEAENIVSKINGSGAVILRGSSKNERVNVNGSGDVDASGLAAGKVSVTINGSGDCKVMATTALNVEIRGSGNVYYKGSPDVSTEIKGSGSVMKLE from the coding sequence ATGAAAACCAGGCAATTAGTAATTTGGGCATTCAGTATTCTCCTGATTAGTAGCTTATTTCCCTCTTGTGAAGATTGTATCACCGGAAATGGGCAACTGACCAGTAAAAATGTGACAATTGGTGAAATCAGGGATATTCGGTTATCGGGTGATGCCAATCTTCTTTTGATTTCTGACAGCGTTGATTTCCTGAAAATCGAAGGTGAAAGTAATGTGATCGAGACCTATGTTTTTGATGAGTCAGGGGGGACACTGAAGATTAAATCCAATAAATGCATACTTGGCAGTGAACAGGTTACGATCACAATTCCTGTTAGGGTGCTGGAATCCCTCTCTATCAATGGTTCTGGTAACATCAGGTCGAATTCCCGCCTTCGTGCAGGCGATCTTGAGCTGAGTATAAATGGTTCAGGCGATATAGATCTGGATATTGAAGCTGAGAATATAGTGAGCAAGATCAACGGCTCAGGAGCTGTTATACTGAGAGGCTCTTCAAAGAATGAAAGGGTGAATGTTAATGGTTCAGGAGATGTGGATGCTTCCGGATTGGCGGCAGGAAAAGTTAGTGTTACCATCAACGGTTCAGGTGATTGTAAGGTGATGGCCACAACAGCCCTGAATGTTGAGATCAGGGGAAGTGGTAACGTATATTATAAAGGTAGCCCGGATGTGAGCACCGAGATCAAAGGTTCGGGGTCAGTTATGAAACTTGAATAA
- the porQ gene encoding type IX secretion system protein PorQ codes for MREISKFFACLFISYVFLVGSAGAQTGGKSTYDFLSIANSARIAALGGNFASIRDHDLSLAIPNPSLITPEMNNKLAFSYVNNYSDVNFGYAAYSRTFQKLGSFTGSLQFLDYGEFKYANETGDIAGNFKVGDYALNLGWGRVLDSVFSIGANFKVIYSDLEAYSSMGLAVDVAGSYFPNKNTCVSLVFSNIGRQLTSYTSNGVQPLPFEIQLGVSKRLEHLPFRFSILLQHLEKWDLTYESLGEEIDPFTGQAVSQSSLDNFANKAFRHVVLGGEFIPAKFLSLRMGYNFQRRQELKIDSRPGTVGFSWGIGINVSKFSINYSRATYHLVGARNYVTLTTNLGDWTRK; via the coding sequence GTGAGAGAAATATCGAAGTTCTTCGCCTGTTTATTCATTTCCTATGTATTCCTGGTGGGTTCAGCCGGGGCCCAGACAGGTGGTAAAAGCACCTATGATTTTTTGTCTATCGCTAATTCAGCGCGTATAGCTGCTTTAGGTGGAAATTTTGCAAGTATTCGTGATCATGACCTGAGTCTTGCGATCCCAAATCCCTCATTGATCACACCTGAAATGAACAATAAGCTGGCTTTCAGCTATGTGAATAATTACTCGGATGTCAATTTCGGTTATGCAGCCTATTCCAGGACTTTTCAGAAATTGGGGAGTTTTACCGGAAGCCTTCAGTTTCTTGATTATGGTGAATTTAAATATGCCAATGAAACCGGTGATATTGCGGGAAATTTCAAGGTAGGTGATTATGCCCTTAACCTTGGTTGGGGAAGAGTATTGGACTCTGTTTTCTCCATAGGGGCAAACTTTAAGGTGATCTATTCTGATCTTGAGGCTTATAGTTCAATGGGATTAGCAGTAGATGTTGCAGGCAGTTATTTCCCCAATAAAAACACTTGTGTATCCCTTGTCTTCAGTAATATTGGAAGACAATTGACCTCATATACATCTAATGGAGTGCAGCCTCTGCCCTTTGAAATTCAACTGGGGGTTTCGAAAAGGCTTGAGCATCTTCCGTTTAGGTTTTCGATCCTGTTGCAGCACCTGGAGAAATGGGATCTTACCTACGAATCACTTGGAGAAGAGATCGACCCATTTACAGGCCAGGCCGTTTCACAAAGCAGCCTGGATAATTTTGCCAATAAAGCTTTCAGGCATGTAGTGCTGGGAGGGGAGTTTATTCCCGCAAAATTTCTGAGCCTGAGAATGGGTTATAACTTCCAGAGACGCCAGGAACTTAAAATTGATTCACGTCCCGGCACCGTTGGCTTTTCATGGGGAATAGGGATCAATGTTTCGAAATTCAGCATCAATTATTCCAGGGCTACCTATCATCTTGTAGGTGCAAGGAATTACGTAACATTGACCACCAACCTGGGTGATTGGACCCGGAAATAA
- the thrA gene encoding bifunctional aspartate kinase/homoserine dehydrogenase I — MQVLKFGGTSVANSANIKKVISIVTKSLAKDQTIIVVSALGGSTDLLIEAGKLASIQDSQYLQKLKVFEDRHLQVARELLSENQPNPIERLIKTNCLELESLCKAVFLLKELSPRTLDNIVSHGEYLSSQIISAAMDYQGIKNIWLDSRKLICTNSSFGTAVPDMKVTNQLIRDFINEHPADLYLAPGFIASSQEGITTTLGRGGSDYSAAIYAAATDSKVLEIWTDVSGMMTADPRVVVNARVIPSISYKEAMELTHFGAKVIYPPTLQPLMSRNVPIWIKNTFNPDHEGTLIESNVSENSNLVRGISSMNKIAFLSLEGSGMVGIPGFSRRLFGSLSEKKINVILITQSSSEHSICVAVDEANANRAKKAVDHEFAVEITLNIVEPLQIETGLSIIALVGDKMKNHPGISGKMFGALGRNSVNIRAIAQGSSEKNISAVISTNDVTKAVNVLHEEFFESSYKQVNLYVIGIGNVGSRLMEQLRNQQQYLLGNHRLQLRVVGIANSRNMILNENGINLDKWKENQGSGEAMSLEKFTRYIIDKNLRNSVLVDITSNAGIVETYLDLLKKSVAIVACNKIGAASTYKSYSLLKETAREFNTSYLFETNVGASLPIIGTLNDLVRSGDKIHRIEAVLSGTLNFVFNTYNGTDSFASIVKRAQDEGYAEPDPRIDLCGTDVMRKILILARESGYAMEMEEIESFGFLPESCLEGDVSQFYAEMEKHEEHFRKLFLEADAKKCKLKFVASLNNGKASVGLQQIDAQHDLYHLYGKDNVVLFYTDRYVEQPLVIKGAGAGADVTASGIFADIIRASQTS; from the coding sequence ATGCAGGTATTAAAATTCGGGGGGACTTCAGTCGCCAATAGTGCAAATATTAAGAAGGTAATTAGTATTGTCACCAAATCTCTTGCTAAAGATCAGACTATCATCGTAGTTTCTGCATTAGGAGGTTCAACTGACCTGTTAATTGAAGCCGGCAAACTGGCATCCATTCAGGACAGTCAGTATCTTCAGAAACTCAAGGTTTTTGAGGACCGTCACTTACAGGTTGCCAGGGAATTATTGAGTGAAAACCAACCCAATCCTATTGAGAGACTTATTAAAACCAACTGTCTAGAGTTGGAGAGTCTGTGCAAAGCTGTGTTTCTACTAAAAGAATTATCACCCCGCACTTTGGATAATATTGTCAGCCACGGAGAATACCTTTCGTCGCAGATAATCTCTGCTGCAATGGATTACCAGGGGATAAAAAATATTTGGCTTGATTCCAGGAAACTGATATGCACAAATTCCAGCTTTGGAACAGCTGTTCCTGATATGAAAGTAACAAACCAGTTGATCCGTGACTTTATTAACGAGCATCCGGCTGATCTCTACCTGGCTCCTGGTTTTATAGCTTCCAGCCAGGAAGGGATTACAACCACCCTTGGCAGAGGCGGTTCAGATTATTCCGCTGCCATCTACGCAGCTGCTACGGATTCAAAGGTCCTTGAGATATGGACGGATGTTTCTGGGATGATGACTGCAGATCCGAGAGTTGTTGTGAATGCCAGGGTAATTCCCTCCATTTCCTATAAAGAGGCCATGGAACTCACACATTTTGGTGCCAAGGTGATTTACCCTCCTACCCTTCAGCCCTTAATGAGCAGGAATGTGCCGATCTGGATCAAGAATACCTTTAACCCGGATCATGAAGGAACTTTAATAGAAAGCAATGTTTCTGAGAACAGCAACCTGGTAAGAGGCATTTCCAGTATGAATAAAATTGCATTCCTCAGCCTGGAAGGCAGTGGTATGGTAGGTATTCCCGGGTTTTCCAGGAGGCTCTTTGGCTCATTATCGGAGAAAAAGATCAATGTGATTCTGATTACTCAGAGTTCATCGGAACATTCTATTTGTGTGGCTGTGGATGAAGCCAATGCCAACAGGGCAAAGAAAGCTGTAGACCATGAATTTGCTGTCGAAATAACATTAAACATCGTTGAACCTTTACAAATTGAAACCGGGTTATCCATCATCGCACTTGTGGGTGATAAGATGAAAAATCACCCGGGAATCAGTGGTAAAATGTTTGGTGCTTTGGGAAGAAACAGTGTGAATATCAGGGCAATAGCCCAGGGATCTTCAGAGAAAAATATTTCTGCTGTTATCAGTACAAATGATGTAACAAAAGCAGTGAATGTCTTGCATGAGGAGTTCTTCGAATCGTCCTATAAACAGGTGAACCTATATGTAATTGGCATAGGTAATGTAGGCAGCCGATTGATGGAACAGCTCAGGAATCAGCAACAATACCTTCTCGGGAACCATCGGCTTCAACTAAGGGTGGTAGGTATTGCCAACAGCAGGAATATGATTCTGAATGAAAATGGTATTAACCTGGATAAATGGAAGGAAAATCAAGGTTCGGGGGAGGCGATGAGCCTTGAAAAATTTACAAGATATATTATTGATAAGAACCTTAGAAATTCAGTATTGGTCGACATCACATCGAATGCAGGGATCGTTGAAACATACCTGGATTTGCTTAAAAAAAGTGTTGCCATTGTTGCCTGTAATAAGATCGGGGCTGCATCCACCTATAAGAGTTATAGTTTGCTCAAGGAAACCGCAAGGGAATTTAACACCTCCTATTTATTCGAGACCAATGTTGGCGCCAGTTTACCAATTATCGGTACATTAAACGACCTGGTAAGAAGTGGTGACAAAATTCATCGGATTGAAGCGGTGCTATCAGGGACATTAAATTTTGTATTCAATACTTATAATGGAACCGATAGTTTTGCTTCCATTGTGAAAAGGGCCCAGGATGAAGGTTATGCTGAACCGGATCCCCGGATTGACCTTTGTGGAACGGATGTAATGCGAAAGATTCTCATTCTTGCCAGGGAATCAGGATACGCGATGGAAATGGAGGAGATTGAATCATTCGGCTTCCTTCCTGAGTCATGCCTGGAAGGTGATGTCAGCCAGTTCTATGCGGAAATGGAGAAGCATGAAGAGCATTTCCGAAAGCTATTCCTTGAAGCAGATGCAAAAAAGTGCAAGCTAAAATTTGTTGCCAGCCTGAATAATGGGAAAGCCTCTGTGGGATTGCAGCAGATTGATGCTCAACATGACCTTTATCATTTATACGGGAAAGATAATGTTGTACTATTTTATACCGACAGGTATGTAGAACAGCCATTAGTTATAAAGGGAGCCGGGGCCGGAGCCGATGTAACCGCTTCCGGAATCTTTGCAGACATCATCAGGGCTTCACAAACATCCTGA
- a CDS encoding 4-hydroxy-3-methylbut-2-enyl diphosphate reductase: MNVTIDPDAGFCFGVEKAVETAQIELARHGQLLSLGDIVHNTAEQERLIAKGMKVIRHDELADYSGQSVLIRAHGEPPETYASALEKGIEVIDATCPIVLKLQERIWKLYHEEAGKDTQIVIFGKIGHPEITGLLGQTEGTAIIIHKAEDLEGLDYSKPIRMFSQTTMSFESYQSIANLVKGRMTKAGNLDLVINKSYCRQVSGRTQSLKSFAASHDLIIFVSDKKSSNGEFLYNVCRSVNPNSNFVHGIHELDETWFSNINSVGITGATSTPKWLMEEVADVIENGDFS, encoded by the coding sequence ATGAATGTGACCATTGACCCTGATGCCGGGTTTTGTTTTGGGGTGGAAAAGGCGGTAGAAACTGCACAAATTGAATTAGCCCGGCATGGTCAACTCCTTAGCCTGGGGGATATCGTTCATAATACAGCTGAACAGGAACGTCTGATTGCCAAGGGAATGAAAGTGATCCGGCATGATGAACTAGCAGACTATTCAGGTCAGAGCGTGCTCATAAGGGCTCATGGAGAACCTCCTGAAACATATGCATCTGCCTTAGAAAAAGGCATAGAAGTCATTGACGCGACCTGCCCGATAGTATTAAAACTTCAGGAAAGAATCTGGAAACTGTATCATGAAGAAGCAGGGAAGGATACACAGATAGTGATCTTTGGTAAAATCGGACATCCTGAAATTACCGGTTTATTGGGTCAAACTGAAGGTACTGCCATCATTATCCACAAAGCTGAGGATTTAGAAGGGCTTGATTATTCAAAACCCATCAGGATGTTTTCACAAACCACCATGAGTTTTGAATCATACCAGTCGATTGCTAACCTGGTAAAGGGACGAATGACAAAAGCCGGGAACCTTGACCTGGTAATTAATAAATCCTATTGCCGGCAGGTTTCAGGCCGGACTCAGAGCCTGAAGAGTTTTGCCGCGTCTCATGATCTCATTATTTTTGTGAGTGATAAAAAAAGTTCAAACGGGGAGTTTCTCTATAATGTCTGTCGCTCAGTTAACCCAAACAGTAATTTTGTGCATGGTATTCATGAACTTGATGAAACATGGTTTTCGAATATAAACTCTGTTGGAATAACAGGAGCAACTTCTACCCCAAAGTGGTTGATGGAAGAAGTGGCTGATGTCATTGAAAACGGAGATTTTAGTTGA